A region from the Paenibacillus humicola genome encodes:
- a CDS encoding ATP-binding cassette domain-containing protein has protein sequence MLTAERLGKTYRNVWALQPLTLQLDRGMHGLLGPNGAGKSTLMRLLAGLLAPTAGDAYISGIPVRSGRARLRIGYVPQSFQLYQPLTAGEWLRHVARLKRAGTGREQEHEVRRLLHAVHLEEQADRPVRTYSRGMIKRLGIAQALIGQPEAIIVDEPTTGLDPEERVRLRNVLAETAHASVVLLSTHTLTDVEASCRDVIVLDGGALRYSGTAAGLARFAEGKLWQWEASEREGRSLALEGLLSARKTADGVLCRALSERPPAPYAEPAVPAMEDGYMALIGGFADGSRKRAAK, from the coding sequence ATGCTCACCGCCGAACGGCTTGGCAAAACCTATCGAAACGTCTGGGCGCTGCAGCCCCTTACCCTGCAGCTCGACCGCGGCATGCACGGGCTGCTCGGACCGAACGGCGCCGGCAAATCGACGCTGATGCGGCTGCTCGCCGGCCTGCTCGCCCCGACGGCCGGGGACGCCTATATCAGCGGCATTCCGGTGCGGTCCGGCCGCGCGCGGCTGCGAATCGGCTATGTGCCGCAGTCGTTCCAGCTGTACCAGCCGCTGACAGCCGGAGAATGGCTCCGCCATGTCGCCCGGCTGAAGCGTGCCGGCACCGGCCGCGAGCAGGAGCACGAGGTACGCCGGCTGCTGCATGCGGTTCATCTGGAGGAGCAGGCGGACCGGCCGGTCCGGACCTACTCCAGAGGCATGATCAAGCGGCTCGGCATCGCACAGGCGCTGATCGGCCAGCCGGAGGCGATCATCGTGGACGAGCCGACGACCGGCCTCGATCCCGAGGAGCGCGTCCGGCTGCGCAACGTGCTCGCGGAAACCGCGCACGCCAGCGTCGTGCTGCTGTCCACCCACACGCTGACCGATGTGGAGGCGAGCTGCCGGGACGTGATCGTGCTGGACGGCGGCGCGCTGCGGTATTCGGGGACAGCGGCGGGACTGGCCCGTTTCGCCGAAGGAAAGCTGTGGCAGTGGGAGGCGTCCGAACGGGAGGGCCGCAGCCTCGCGCTTGAAGGGCTGCTCTCCGCACGGAAAACGGCCGACGGCGTCCTGTGCAGGGCGCTGTCCGAACGGCCGCCGGCGCCGTACGCCGAGCCGGCTGTCCCCGCCATGGAGGACGGGTACATGGCGCTGATCGGCGGCTTCGCGGACGGGAGCCGGAAACGGGCGGCAAAATGA
- a CDS encoding TetR/AcrR family transcriptional regulator — protein sequence MKREQKKAETRLRIKEAALSLFAELGYENASIEQIAKQAGVAKGTFFNYFSSKEELICDLQGLFVIDQISKLTDNPGLLIPRMRLLLFQLVHDFPLGKPLARALFQAILGSPKALDAHNRMIGGLMEAIVPVVALGQQNGELRRDMPAEMIARLALQTYYGALFVWSMGGREEELSEQIAITFDLFFKGIAASS from the coding sequence ATGAAGCGCGAGCAGAAGAAGGCAGAGACTCGGCTGCGCATCAAGGAGGCTGCGCTCTCGCTGTTCGCCGAGCTCGGCTACGAGAATGCGTCGATCGAGCAGATCGCGAAGCAGGCAGGCGTTGCGAAGGGAACTTTTTTCAACTATTTCTCTTCCAAGGAAGAGCTGATTTGCGATCTGCAGGGGCTGTTCGTCATCGATCAGATCTCGAAGCTGACGGACAATCCGGGACTGCTCATTCCGAGAATGCGGCTGCTTCTGTTTCAGCTCGTGCACGATTTTCCGCTCGGCAAGCCGCTGGCGCGCGCGTTGTTTCAGGCTATTCTCGGCAGCCCGAAGGCGCTGGACGCCCACAACCGGATGATCGGCGGGCTGATGGAGGCGATCGTGCCGGTCGTCGCGCTCGGCCAGCAAAACGGAGAGCTGCGCAGGGATATGCCGGCGGAGATGATTGCCCGGCTTGCGCTGCAGACGTATTACGGCGCGTTGTTCGTCTGGTCGATGGGGGGCCGGGAGGAGGAGCTGTCCGAACAGATTGCGATTACGTTCGATTTGTTTTTCAAAGGTATCGCGGCTTCGTCCTGA
- a CDS encoding putative bifunctional diguanylate cyclase/phosphodiesterase, with protein MSINRAEKKTVLAVMSAFLSFMLVRLLHRVLYHTVPERAYLFIHTAIELLSFAVSFAILVLGWLFFVKSLSRHRLYTAALFSAVGLLDLFHALTTKGMPFERTVGGMPLAALLAASAQLIAAVGLFVIFRIGDHPVSAGRRLPAVSIAIGIGALTVSFFLSLIEWPAFAGTEGGSLADYGGLVTTVIAAAAYLLTIGILLYRNRKERPEALLTIVQSLVFFLTATLQLHFSSHAADTDLLLAHCYRLAGFYFLMKGIYFVTIEEPFRQQKRSESKISYLAYHDELTGLPNRRLLHERLKAELQRARHHRRKVAVMLLDLDRFKTFNDALGHPFGDDMLRAVSQRLKHAAEMPGRVFRMGGDEFVLLLPDLTERETAERKAQALMSLFDAPFVFGEAEYHLTVSVGLSFFPQDGESADELLRNADIAMYRAKENRNEYSTYASEMNAEAHERLRLESDLHRALEQEQFTLAYQPLVNLATGRVVGVEALVRWHHPQRGLLPPGDFIPLTEENGLILPLGEWVLKAACLQNKAWREAGLPPMIMAVNLSMRQFRQHRLAERIRAILEQTGMPPEYLELEITESMTSDVEFAAETLAGLKALGVKISIDDFGTGYSSLLYLKRFPIDKLKIDRSFLRELTEDSSDAAIVTTITSIAKHLKLKVTAEGVENDEQIRFLRERHCEEAQGYYYTKPIPAGLFENWYRHRGQTA; from the coding sequence ATGTCAATCAACCGGGCGGAAAAAAAGACCGTACTTGCGGTCATGAGCGCCTTCTTAAGCTTTATGCTGGTGCGTCTGCTTCATCGGGTATTGTACCACACCGTTCCGGAACGCGCGTATTTGTTCATCCATACGGCGATCGAGCTGCTGAGCTTCGCGGTCAGCTTTGCCATTCTGGTGCTCGGCTGGCTGTTTTTCGTCAAATCGCTGTCCCGTCATCGGCTTTATACCGCCGCCTTGTTCAGCGCCGTCGGCCTGCTCGATCTCTTCCATGCTTTGACAACGAAAGGCATGCCGTTCGAGCGTACGGTCGGCGGCATGCCGCTGGCGGCGCTGCTTGCCGCCTCCGCGCAGCTGATCGCGGCCGTCGGCCTGTTCGTTATTTTCCGCATTGGCGACCATCCGGTATCTGCCGGCCGCCGGCTGCCCGCGGTCAGCATTGCGATCGGCATCGGCGCGCTCACCGTTTCGTTCTTCCTGTCGCTGATCGAATGGCCGGCATTCGCGGGAACGGAGGGCGGCTCGCTAGCGGACTACGGCGGGTTGGTCACGACGGTCATTGCCGCCGCCGCTTATTTGCTCACGATCGGCATCCTGCTGTACCGCAACCGGAAGGAGCGGCCCGAGGCGCTGCTGACGATCGTACAGTCGCTCGTCTTTTTTTTGACCGCCACGCTGCAGCTGCATTTCTCGTCACACGCCGCCGACACCGACCTGCTGCTTGCCCATTGCTACCGGCTGGCCGGCTTTTATTTCTTGATGAAAGGCATTTATTTCGTCACGATCGAAGAGCCTTTCCGGCAGCAGAAACGGTCCGAATCGAAAATCAGCTACCTGGCTTATCACGACGAATTGACCGGCCTGCCAAATAGGCGGCTGCTCCATGAGCGGCTGAAGGCAGAGCTGCAGCGGGCGCGGCACCACCGCCGGAAGGTCGCGGTCATGCTGCTCGATCTCGACCGGTTCAAGACGTTCAACGACGCGCTCGGCCATCCGTTCGGGGACGACATGCTGCGCGCGGTTTCGCAGCGGTTGAAGCACGCGGCGGAAATGCCAGGCCGTGTGTTCCGCATGGGCGGCGACGAGTTCGTCCTCCTCCTGCCGGATTTGACGGAGCGGGAAACGGCGGAGCGGAAGGCGCAGGCGCTCATGAGCCTGTTCGACGCCCCGTTCGTGTTCGGCGAGGCGGAATATCATCTGACGGTCAGCGTCGGTCTTTCCTTCTTTCCGCAGGACGGCGAAAGCGCCGACGAGCTGCTTCGCAACGCCGACATCGCCATGTACCGCGCCAAAGAGAACCGCAACGAATATTCGACCTACGCATCCGAGATGAATGCGGAAGCTCACGAACGGCTGCGGCTCGAAAGCGATCTGCACCGGGCGCTCGAGCAGGAGCAGTTCACGCTCGCCTACCAGCCGCTTGTCAATTTGGCCACGGGCCGCGTCGTCGGCGTCGAAGCGCTTGTTCGCTGGCATCACCCTCAGCGCGGCCTGCTTCCTCCGGGCGACTTCATTCCGCTCACGGAGGAGAACGGGCTCATCCTGCCGCTCGGCGAATGGGTGCTCAAGGCGGCGTGCCTGCAAAACAAAGCGTGGCGGGAAGCGGGGCTGCCGCCGATGATCATGGCGGTCAATCTGTCGATGCGCCAGTTCAGGCAGCATCGGCTTGCGGAGCGCATCCGCGCGATTCTCGAGCAGACCGGCATGCCGCCCGAATATTTGGAGCTGGAAATTACGGAGAGCATGACGAGCGACGTGGAATTCGCCGCCGAAACGCTGGCCGGCCTGAAGGCGCTCGGCGTCAAAATCAGCATCGACGACTTCGGTACCGGCTACAGCTCGCTCCTTTATCTGAAGCGGTTCCCGATCGACAAGCTGAAAATCGACCGCTCTTTCCTCCGCGAGCTGACCGAGGACAGCAGCGACGCCGCAATCGTGACGACCATTACCTCGATCGCGAAGCACCTGAAGCTGAAGGTGACGGCCGAAGGCGTCGAAAACGACGAGCAAATCCGGTTTTTGCGCGAACGCCACTGCGAGGAAGCGCAGGGATACTATTATACGAAGCCGATCCCGGCGGGCTTGTTCGAAAACTGGTACCGGCACCGCGGCCAAACGGCTTGA
- a CDS encoding ABC1 kinase family protein gives MFGKRIRHMNRYREIALSLIRHGFGYIVEEMDVFHMLSVPRRLFPESGRFERKTVGERIRSVTQDLGPAFVKLGQIASTRPDLIPEDIIKELEKLQDQVDPFPFDEVRQIIESELKAPMDTLFAAFEETPLAAASIGQVHFAILDSGERVAVKIQRPSIAETIRTDLEILENLASIAERRFDWASRYQAQSMIAEFAKALLAELDYTIEGKNAERIARQFEGDPHLFIPKVYWRHSSRKVLVMEFITGIKLSRLDDLESGGYDRKLLAERFINSVFHQIFVEGFFHADPHPGNLLALPGETVAFLDFGMVGRLTPEMKTDLSALVIALMRQRTEGIMQAVLQLGLVDDDANVAELRRDIEFLREKYYDVPLHDISLGEAVTDLFDAAYRHRVRIPADFILLGKTLLIAEGVVERLDPELSIVQMAEPFGRRLLIERFHPKQVKDSLWKDVLEYGDLLVTFPRQMKELLAMVKKGRLRLEIGVPELERFLRNMDRIGNRLSFSIVLLSFSIIMTGLIIGSSLERQPSFVWNIPAIEIGFFVATAMFVWLLYSIFKSGRF, from the coding sequence ATGTTCGGGAAACGGATTCGCCACATGAATCGTTACCGCGAGATCGCCTTATCGCTCATCCGGCACGGATTCGGCTACATCGTGGAAGAAATGGACGTGTTCCACATGCTGTCCGTGCCGAGGCGGCTGTTCCCGGAATCCGGGAGATTCGAGCGGAAAACGGTCGGGGAACGGATCCGCAGCGTCACTCAGGATTTAGGCCCCGCATTCGTCAAGCTGGGGCAAATCGCCAGCACGCGTCCCGATCTCATCCCGGAGGACATCATCAAGGAGCTGGAGAAGCTTCAGGACCAGGTCGACCCGTTCCCTTTCGACGAGGTGCGGCAAATTATCGAATCCGAATTAAAAGCTCCGATGGATACCCTGTTCGCCGCGTTCGAAGAAACGCCGCTCGCCGCCGCGTCGATCGGGCAGGTCCATTTCGCCATCCTGGACTCCGGCGAGCGGGTCGCCGTTAAAATCCAGCGTCCGTCCATTGCCGAGACGATTCGGACCGATTTGGAAATTCTAGAAAATTTGGCGTCGATCGCCGAACGGCGCTTCGATTGGGCAAGCCGGTACCAGGCGCAGAGCATGATCGCGGAATTCGCCAAGGCGCTGCTGGCCGAGCTGGATTATACGATCGAGGGCAAAAATGCGGAACGCATCGCCCGGCAGTTCGAAGGCGATCCTCATCTGTTCATTCCGAAGGTATACTGGCGCCATTCCTCGCGCAAAGTGCTGGTCATGGAATTTATAACCGGCATCAAGCTGAGCCGGCTGGACGATCTCGAGAGCGGCGGCTACGACCGGAAGCTGCTCGCCGAGCGGTTCATCAACTCGGTTTTTCATCAAATCTTCGTCGAAGGCTTCTTTCACGCGGACCCGCATCCGGGCAACTTGCTGGCGCTGCCGGGCGAAACCGTCGCTTTTCTGGACTTCGGCATGGTCGGCCGCCTGACGCCGGAGATGAAAACCGACCTGTCCGCTCTCGTCATCGCGCTGATGCGGCAGCGGACGGAAGGGATCATGCAGGCGGTGCTCCAGCTGGGACTGGTCGACGACGACGCGAACGTCGCCGAGCTTCGGCGCGACATCGAGTTTCTGCGCGAAAAATATTACGACGTCCCGCTGCACGACATCAGCCTGGGCGAAGCCGTCACCGATTTGTTCGACGCCGCATATCGCCACCGGGTGCGGATTCCGGCCGATTTTATTTTGCTGGGCAAAACGCTGCTCATCGCCGAAGGGGTCGTCGAACGGCTGGACCCGGAATTAAGCATCGTGCAGATGGCGGAGCCCTTCGGCCGGCGGCTGCTGATCGAGCGCTTCCACCCGAAGCAGGTGAAGGACAGCCTGTGGAAGGATGTGCTCGAATACGGGGATTTGCTCGTCACGTTTCCCCGGCAGATGAAAGAGCTGCTTGCGATGGTCAAAAAAGGGCGGCTGCGGCTCGAGATCGGCGTTCCCGAGCTGGAGCGGTTTCTCCGCAACATGGACCGCATCGGCAACCGGCTGTCGTTCAGCATCGTGCTGCTGTCGTTCAGCATCATTATGACGGGGCTTATCATCGGCTCATCTCTGGAACGGCAGCCGAGCTTCGTTTGGAATATTCCCGCGATCGAGATCGGATTTTTTGTCGCGACCGCCATGTTTGTTTGGCTGCTCTATTCGATTTTTAAATCCGGACGGTTCTGA
- a CDS encoding gamma-glutamylcyclotransferase family protein has translation MLDRISVFIYGSLIPGFANHRVVAPYLLGAPRDGRVIGRLVDFGPYPALLRDREAYRRGSLIRGLWIAVSPEGLRSMDKLEDFRGIGENNDYERVWATDTDVPERRGWVYVWDSPRGCPEIPEDYWPDYMIRRMA, from the coding sequence ATGCTTGACAGGATAAGCGTCTTTATTTACGGCTCGCTGATACCGGGCTTCGCCAATCATCGGGTTGTCGCCCCCTATCTGCTGGGAGCTCCCCGAGACGGGAGGGTGATCGGCCGGCTTGTCGACTTCGGCCCATATCCGGCGCTGCTGCGCGATAGGGAAGCGTACCGGCGCGGCTCTCTCATACGGGGGCTGTGGATTGCCGTCAGCCCGGAAGGACTGCGAAGCATGGACAAGCTGGAGGATTTCCGCGGAATCGGGGAAAACAACGATTATGAACGCGTATGGGCGACCGATACGGATGTGCCGGAGCGCCGCGGCTGGGTCTATGTCTGGGATTCGCCCCGCGGCTGCCCGGAAATCCCGGAAGATTATTGGCCCGATTATATGATCCGGAGAATGGCATGA
- a CDS encoding MMPL family transporter, with protein MPERFIRGLARMKWIVLILWVVFAALSAALLPDLQGIVRNTEQKFIPSDSESVVAKQLLERINPEATTKSSAIVVYSRKGGLTGQDRQWLQQKAAQLAELKGHDGFQSVQSAYDSPELASKFRSADGTTELILVGFDHPDMDTITQEAVDKLADEVKGSPAGSHVELTGSAPINKDFQSSSEDGLKKTELLTVVLVLAILLIVFRSPVAPFVPLVTIGISLVISRGLVALATHFGMPVSSFTESFLIAVLFGAGTDYCILLIQRFREELARGGDKVDALVRTMRTVGRTVAFSASTVFVAFFLIGFAKFGLYQSAVGVSVGVAVTLLAGLTLTPALLLIFGRATFWPTKVKTGQGHGESKFWGGMAGFAARRPIAVLLVVVIVLAPVTLLFHGKRSFDDLAEIDPSHGSVQGFRQVERTFGSGEVFPVSVALTSSGSMRTPEALAALESASSAVAKLGGVKEVRSAVRPLGEQLTELTVPDQLTKTSDALQQLKDGVDKVAGGLGSAGGQIAAGQGDIGRLESGLRTMSSQTVQAQRGLQRIQDGLQQASKGTEQLAGGLKQSAGAAASMGDSLQALLKAHPELKDDPSVRMLLGEQQGLSGALNKLGQSAAAASQSFGQMSPAVSQIASGLGRLADGQRQAADGTAKLGGGISALSEGLNDGVKGLGGISEGLAKVKDAQQGIAQHGEAQIPGWYLPQEALSSKELQQALDAYMSKDGKTAKIDVILSVNPYSANALVTVDDIRSTLERSLAGTAINHPAVKLTGTTPQIEELKDISYSDFTRTGTFVLIGIFIVLMLLLRSFLAPLYVLLSLGFNYLVTMGIIEFIFVRLLGKPGLSWNASFFIFLIIVALGVDYSIFLMARFKEEYRPGGIAYAMRRAMSTTGGVIVSAAVIMGGTFAALMMSGVNTLLQIGAGIVIGLALYSTVFMGLVVPALANLVGEANWWPFRKSGPEREDNPLGAVPAVRGDQPTTPTA; from the coding sequence ATGCCGGAACGGTTTATACGCGGTCTCGCCCGCATGAAATGGATCGTTCTCATTCTGTGGGTCGTCTTTGCGGCCCTGTCGGCCGCCCTGCTGCCCGATTTGCAGGGTATCGTCCGGAACACGGAACAGAAATTCATTCCGTCCGATTCCGAATCCGTCGTGGCCAAGCAGCTTCTGGAACGGATCAATCCGGAAGCGACGACCAAATCGAGCGCCATCGTCGTCTATTCCCGCAAAGGCGGCCTGACCGGCCAGGACCGGCAGTGGCTGCAGCAGAAAGCCGCACAGCTCGCGGAGCTGAAAGGACACGACGGCTTCCAGTCCGTCCAGTCGGCCTACGATTCGCCCGAGCTGGCGTCGAAATTCCGCAGCGCGGACGGCACGACCGAGCTGATCCTCGTCGGCTTCGACCATCCCGACATGGATACGATCACGCAGGAGGCGGTCGACAAGCTGGCGGACGAAGTGAAGGGCTCGCCTGCGGGCAGCCATGTCGAGCTGACGGGCAGCGCGCCGATCAACAAGGATTTTCAATCGAGCTCGGAGGACGGGCTGAAGAAAACGGAGCTGCTCACGGTCGTGCTCGTGCTCGCCATTTTGCTGATCGTGTTCCGTTCGCCAGTCGCTCCGTTCGTGCCGCTCGTGACGATCGGCATCTCGCTCGTCATTTCGCGCGGCCTCGTGGCGCTGGCGACCCATTTCGGGATGCCCGTCTCCTCGTTCACGGAGTCGTTCCTGATCGCCGTCCTGTTCGGCGCCGGAACGGATTACTGCATCCTGCTCATCCAGCGCTTCCGCGAAGAGTTGGCCCGCGGCGGCGACAAGGTGGACGCGCTCGTACGGACGATGCGGACGGTCGGACGGACGGTCGCCTTCTCGGCCAGCACCGTATTCGTCGCGTTCTTCCTGATCGGCTTCGCGAAATTCGGCTTGTACCAGTCAGCCGTCGGCGTTTCGGTCGGCGTGGCGGTGACGCTGCTCGCCGGTCTCACGCTGACGCCGGCGCTGCTGCTTATTTTCGGCCGGGCGACGTTCTGGCCTACGAAGGTGAAGACGGGCCAAGGGCACGGCGAATCGAAGTTTTGGGGCGGCATGGCCGGCTTTGCCGCGCGGCGGCCGATCGCGGTGCTGCTCGTCGTCGTGATCGTGCTAGCGCCGGTGACGCTGCTGTTCCATGGCAAGCGCTCCTTTGACGATCTCGCCGAAATCGATCCGTCCCACGGCTCGGTGCAGGGCTTCCGCCAGGTCGAGCGGACATTCGGCTCAGGCGAAGTGTTCCCAGTCTCGGTCGCCCTCACCTCGAGCGGCTCGATGCGCACGCCGGAAGCGCTGGCCGCGCTTGAATCGGCCAGCTCCGCCGTGGCGAAGCTCGGTGGCGTCAAAGAGGTGCGCAGCGCCGTCCGGCCGCTCGGCGAGCAGCTGACCGAGCTGACGGTGCCGGACCAGTTGACGAAGACGTCGGATGCGCTGCAGCAGCTGAAGGACGGCGTCGACAAGGTCGCCGGCGGTCTCGGCTCGGCCGGCGGGCAAATCGCCGCAGGACAGGGCGATATCGGCCGGCTGGAGAGCGGCCTGCGCACGATGTCGTCGCAGACGGTGCAGGCGCAGCGGGGGCTGCAGCGCATCCAGGACGGCCTGCAGCAGGCGTCGAAAGGTACGGAGCAGCTCGCAGGCGGCCTGAAGCAAAGCGCGGGAGCCGCCGCTTCCATGGGCGACAGCCTGCAGGCGCTGCTGAAGGCTCATCCCGAGCTGAAGGACGACCCGAGCGTCCGGATGCTGCTCGGCGAGCAGCAGGGGCTGAGCGGCGCGCTGAACAAGCTCGGCCAAAGCGCCGCAGCGGCTTCGCAGAGCTTCGGCCAAATGAGCCCGGCCGTCTCGCAAATCGCTTCCGGACTCGGCCGGCTGGCCGACGGCCAGCGGCAGGCGGCGGACGGTACGGCGAAGCTGGGCGGCGGCATAAGCGCACTGAGCGAAGGATTGAACGACGGCGTCAAAGGCCTTGGCGGCATCTCCGAAGGGCTCGCGAAGGTGAAGGACGCCCAGCAGGGCATCGCGCAGCACGGGGAAGCCCAAATTCCGGGCTGGTATTTGCCGCAGGAAGCGCTTAGCAGCAAGGAGCTGCAGCAGGCGCTGGACGCCTACATGTCGAAGGACGGCAAAACGGCAAAGATCGACGTCATTTTGTCGGTCAATCCGTATTCCGCGAATGCGCTCGTCACGGTAGACGATATCCGCAGCACGCTGGAGCGCAGCCTCGCCGGAACGGCGATCAATCACCCGGCCGTGAAGCTGACCGGCACGACGCCGCAAATCGAAGAGCTGAAGGACATCTCCTACAGCGATTTCACCCGCACCGGCACGTTCGTGCTGATCGGCATTTTCATCGTGCTGATGCTGCTCCTGCGTTCGTTCCTGGCGCCGCTGTACGTGCTTCTCTCGCTCGGCTTCAACTATCTGGTTACGATGGGCATCATCGAGTTCATTTTCGTCCGGCTGCTCGGCAAGCCCGGGCTGTCCTGGAACGCATCCTTCTTCATCTTCCTGATCATCGTCGCGCTCGGGGTCGACTACAGCATCTTCCTGATGGCCCGCTTCAAGGAGGAATACCGCCCGGGCGGCATCGCTTACGCGATGAGACGGGCGATGTCGACGACCGGCGGCGTCATCGTCTCCGCGGCCGTCATTATGGGCGGCACCTTCGCGGCGCTGATGATGTCCGGCGTCAACACGCTGCTGCAGATCGGCGCCGGTATCGTCATCGGGCTCGCGCTGTACTCGACCGTCTTTATGGGTCTGGTCGTGCCGGCCTTGGCGAACCTGGTCGGCGAAGCGAACTGGTGGCCTTTCCGCAAAAGCGGCCCCGAACGGGAAGATAACCCGCTCGGCGCCGTCCCGGCCGTGCGCGGCGATCAGCCGACGACGCCGACGGCTTAA
- a CDS encoding ABC transporter ATP-binding protein: MLELHQVIWRHSSSDFRIDIPRLTFKTGITLLVGRNGAGKSSLLRLLATAQFPGEGEIRYNGLTAERDLPVIRSQIGFVPTGLELYEEMKPPRLLRYLAELKGGAAAGELEELADAFGLSGYAGRKIKTLPQGVRQRIALSQAWIGSPAFLFLDEPLNALDALERLRFIRFVAARSSGRTVIVSAHELNEWETWADRVLWLDGGRVRFYGTLPEWSEGLPLSIWEGTVGAAEYAALDRLSVLHIVSQVNRTFRVRLMSAVCPGPQFVPRETSLEDAYFIRCRLQRLTAATSTD; encoded by the coding sequence ATGCTGGAGCTTCATCAGGTCATATGGCGGCACAGCAGCTCCGATTTCCGGATCGATATTCCCCGTCTGACGTTCAAAACCGGCATCACGCTTCTGGTCGGCCGAAACGGCGCGGGGAAATCGTCGCTGCTGCGGCTGCTGGCGACCGCGCAGTTTCCCGGCGAAGGCGAAATCCGTTATAACGGCTTGACCGCGGAACGGGATTTGCCGGTCATCCGCTCGCAGATCGGCTTCGTGCCGACAGGGCTGGAGCTGTACGAGGAGATGAAGCCGCCGAGGCTGCTGCGCTATTTGGCCGAGCTGAAGGGCGGCGCCGCTGCGGGCGAGCTGGAGGAGCTTGCGGACGCATTCGGACTGTCCGGCTATGCGGGGCGGAAAATCAAAACGCTGCCGCAGGGCGTCCGGCAGCGGATCGCGCTCTCGCAGGCGTGGATCGGCTCGCCGGCGTTTCTGTTTCTGGATGAGCCGCTGAATGCGCTCGATGCGCTGGAGCGGCTGCGCTTCATCCGGTTCGTCGCCGCCCGTTCGTCCGGCAGAACCGTGATCGTGTCGGCCCACGAGCTGAACGAGTGGGAAACGTGGGCCGACCGGGTGCTGTGGCTGGACGGCGGCCGGGTCCGGTTTTACGGCACCCTCCCGGAATGGTCCGAAGGGCTGCCGCTGTCGATCTGGGAAGGGACGGTCGGCGCGGCCGAATATGCCGCGCTCGATCGCTTGTCGGTGCTGCACATCGTATCCCAGGTAAACCGTACCTTCCGCGTGCGGCTGATGAGCGCCGTCTGCCCGGGGCCGCAGTTCGTCCCACGCGAAACGTCGCTGGAGGACGCTTATTTTATCCGCTGCCGGCTGCAGCGCCTAACGGCCGCCACCAGTACCGATTAA
- a CDS encoding RNA polymerase sigma factor gives MNGVTDEDLLTGMARGDQASFEALVHRYHAPLSGFLQRQLRDPERAEDYVQETFLKLIRQLNEKRQPDNVQAWLYRVALNLCRDYWKSAQFRTDRFPFAEPPEQRDPGTSVVELAERQETRKEVQQSLESLPDVQRDIIMLRFYQDLKLQDIADIVRLPLGSVKTHLYSGLRKLKARLLQEPKNQENVEGGGRHDRAKRQRT, from the coding sequence GTGAACGGCGTAACCGACGAAGATTTGCTTACCGGCATGGCCCGGGGCGACCAGGCGTCCTTCGAAGCGCTGGTGCACCGGTATCATGCGCCGCTGTCCGGTTTTTTGCAGCGGCAGCTGCGGGATCCGGAGCGGGCGGAGGATTACGTTCAGGAGACGTTCCTGAAGCTGATCCGGCAGCTCAATGAGAAAAGACAGCCGGACAACGTGCAGGCCTGGCTGTACCGGGTCGCGCTGAACCTGTGCCGGGACTATTGGAAAAGCGCGCAGTTCCGGACCGACCGGTTTCCTTTCGCGGAGCCGCCCGAGCAGCGGGACCCGGGGACATCCGTCGTGGAGCTGGCCGAGCGCCAGGAGACGCGCAAGGAGGTGCAGCAGTCGCTCGAGTCGCTGCCCGATGTGCAGCGGGATATCATCATGCTCCGGTTTTATCAGGATTTGAAGCTGCAGGATATCGCGGATATCGTTCGCCTGCCGCTCGGTTCGGTCAAAACCCATCTGTACAGCGGCCTGCGCAAGCTGAAAGCGAGGCTGCTGCAGGAGCCGAAGAATCAAGAAAACGTCGAAGGAGGCGGACGGCATGACCGTGCAAAAAGACAACGAACTTAA
- a CDS encoding phasin family protein codes for MNDLFKKAVSLGVGLTIASKEKVEKLVEELVQKGEVAPAESKELVADLIAKGQEGQNELKKMVREQLQKLLAELNVASKDEVARLESRIAELEQQQSKPEETE; via the coding sequence ATGAACGATTTGTTCAAAAAGGCGGTATCGCTCGGCGTCGGCCTGACGATCGCCAGCAAGGAGAAAGTGGAGAAGCTGGTCGAGGAGCTTGTGCAGAAGGGCGAGGTGGCGCCGGCGGAGTCGAAGGAGCTGGTCGCCGATCTGATCGCCAAAGGCCAGGAAGGGCAGAACGAACTGAAAAAAATGGTGCGCGAGCAGCTGCAAAAGCTGCTGGCCGAGCTGAACGTGGCGTCAAAGGACGAGGTCGCGCGGCTGGAATCGCGAATCGCCGAGCTGGAGCAGCAGCAATCCAAACCTGAAGAAACCGAGTGA